In a genomic window of Methanosarcina horonobensis HB-1 = JCM 15518:
- a CDS encoding aspartate aminotransferase family protein, translating to MKQKISIEKGEGIYVWDEEGKIYIDFTSGWGVTCIGHANPVITDALLDQGRKIIQNPNSGLTYSPARARLLSLLEGILPPNLTRVFFTNSGAEANDAAIKLARKVTGRPDIISTYQSFHGRTISTTSATGQAKHRDRYSPLMPNYRFVPYDNLEALKRSLDENVAAVIIEPIQGEGGVRVPSKEYLKEVDALCKKNGSLLIMDEIQTGFFRTGPAFVTGSCGVKTDFLTMAKGIAGGFPFGAFALSEAVAKKLEIGDHGGTYCGNPLGCAVSYAVIKHLMDNNISRNVEEMGGLALDRMSLWKNIYGNLIADIRGKGLLIMIEFQSEDVATNVKNECLIRGLFVTQTQGNGIRIFPALNIKKDELEKGLLIIEKAMKNI from the coding sequence GTGAAGCAGAAAATCTCCATTGAAAAAGGAGAAGGAATTTATGTATGGGATGAAGAAGGGAAAATATATATTGATTTCACATCAGGTTGGGGTGTAACATGTATTGGTCATGCAAACCCTGTCATTACCGATGCCCTGCTTGATCAAGGAAGAAAAATAATCCAAAATCCCAATTCAGGACTTACGTATTCTCCTGCACGTGCTCGTCTACTATCCTTACTGGAAGGAATTTTGCCTCCAAATCTTACGAGAGTATTCTTCACAAACAGTGGAGCTGAAGCAAACGATGCTGCCATCAAATTAGCTCGGAAGGTAACAGGCCGACCTGATATCATTTCTACATATCAAAGCTTTCATGGACGTACTATCAGTACAACATCGGCAACAGGTCAGGCCAAGCATAGGGATAGGTATAGTCCTCTGATGCCCAATTATCGGTTCGTTCCATATGATAACTTGGAAGCTCTGAAGCGTTCTCTGGACGAGAATGTTGCAGCAGTAATCATTGAACCTATTCAAGGGGAAGGTGGAGTTCGTGTACCATCCAAAGAATATCTGAAAGAGGTAGATGCCCTGTGTAAGAAGAATGGGAGCCTGCTGATCATGGATGAGATCCAAACAGGCTTTTTTAGAACAGGACCAGCTTTTGTTACAGGCTCCTGTGGAGTGAAAACAGATTTTCTTACAATGGCGAAGGGAATTGCAGGTGGTTTCCCATTCGGTGCTTTTGCTTTATCTGAGGCAGTCGCAAAGAAGCTTGAAATAGGCGATCATGGAGGTACATACTGTGGCAACCCTCTCGGTTGTGCTGTCTCCTACGCAGTGATAAAACACCTGATGGATAACAATATTTCTAGAAATGTAGAAGAAATGGGCGGTCTTGCCCTGGATCGGATGAGCCTATGGAAGAATATCTATGGAAATTTAATTGCTGACATAAGGGGAAAAGGGCTTCTTATCATGATCGAGTTCCAGAGTGAAGATGTTGCCACAAATGTCAAAAACGAGTGCTTGATAAGAGGTTTATTTGTCACTCAGACACAGGGTAATGGGATCAGGATATTTCCCGCGCTAAATATTAAGAAGGATGAATTAGAGAAAGGACTTCTAATTATCGAGAAAGCAATGAAAAACATTTAA
- the rpsJ gene encoding 30S ribosomal protein S10 — MQKARIRLSGISPKDLDGVCNQVKSIAERTGVNISGPVPLPTKKLVVPTRKSPSGDGTATWDHWEMRVHKRLIDIAADERALRQLMRIQVPKDINIEIVLEG, encoded by the coding sequence ATGCAAAAAGCTAGAATAAGATTGTCAGGCATCAGTCCCAAGGATCTGGACGGAGTCTGCAACCAGGTAAAGTCAATTGCGGAAAGGACAGGAGTTAACATTTCAGGGCCTGTTCCGCTGCCCACAAAGAAGCTTGTCGTCCCTACAAGGAAGAGTCCAAGCGGTGATGGGACTGCAACCTGGGACCACTGGGAAATGCGCGTACACAAGAGGCTCATCGACATAGCAGCCGATGAAAGAGCACTCCGCCAGCTCATGAGAATCCAGGTCCCCAAAGACATAAACATCGAGATTGTACTCGAAGGATAA
- the tuf gene encoding translation elongation factor EF-1 subunit alpha: MAADKPHMNLAVIGHIDHGKSTFVGRLMYDAGAVPPHIIDKFREEAKQKGKESFAFAWVMDSLKEERERGITIDIAHKRFDTDKFYFTVVDCPGHRDFVKNMITGASQADAAVLVVAAPDGVMAQTKEHIFLSRTLGINQLIVAVNKMDAVDYSEARYKEVVEQVSGILKMIGFKPSEIPFVPTSAFYGDNIVKHSDKTPWYKGPTMMDTLNNLKEPEKPSTLPLRIPVEDAYTISGIGTVPVGRVETGVMKKGDKVVFMPGGAGGEVKSIEMHHEEIPQAAPGDNIGWNVRGIGKNDVRRGDVCGHVDNPPKVADEFVGQIVVLQHPSAITAGYTPVFHAHTSQIACQLIALNRKLDPKTGQVKEENPTFLKAGDAAIVTIKPTKPMVIEPVKEIPQLGRFAIRDMGMTIAAGMCMSVKQK; encoded by the coding sequence ATGGCAGCAGACAAACCGCACATGAATTTAGCAGTAATTGGTCACATTGACCACGGAAAGTCAACCTTCGTAGGACGCTTAATGTACGATGCAGGAGCTGTACCTCCACACATCATCGATAAGTTTAGAGAAGAAGCAAAGCAGAAGGGTAAGGAATCCTTCGCCTTCGCCTGGGTTATGGACTCTCTTAAGGAAGAGCGTGAAAGAGGTATCACAATTGACATCGCTCACAAGAGATTCGACACAGACAAGTTCTACTTTACAGTCGTAGACTGCCCTGGCCACCGTGACTTCGTTAAGAACATGATCACAGGTGCTTCCCAGGCTGACGCTGCAGTTCTCGTCGTTGCAGCTCCTGATGGTGTCATGGCCCAGACTAAGGAACACATCTTCCTTTCCAGGACCCTCGGCATCAACCAGCTTATTGTTGCAGTTAACAAGATGGACGCAGTAGACTACAGCGAAGCCAGGTACAAGGAAGTCGTTGAGCAGGTATCCGGCATCCTTAAAATGATCGGGTTCAAGCCAAGTGAAATTCCCTTCGTTCCGACCTCTGCATTCTACGGTGACAACATCGTAAAACACAGCGATAAAACTCCCTGGTACAAGGGTCCCACCATGATGGACACTCTCAACAACCTCAAAGAGCCTGAAAAACCATCCACTCTCCCACTCAGGATCCCTGTCGAAGATGCATACACCATCTCCGGTATCGGTACTGTCCCTGTAGGCAGAGTCGAAACCGGTGTAATGAAGAAGGGTGACAAGGTAGTCTTCATGCCAGGCGGAGCCGGCGGTGAAGTTAAGTCCATTGAAATGCACCATGAAGAAATTCCACAGGCAGCCCCTGGAGACAACATCGGCTGGAACGTTCGTGGTATCGGCAAGAACGATGTCCGCAGAGGAGACGTTTGTGGTCATGTTGACAACCCGCCAAAGGTTGCTGACGAATTCGTAGGACAGATCGTTGTCCTTCAGCACCCCTCCGCAATCACTGCAGGATACACACCTGTTTTCCACGCTCACACCTCCCAGATCGCATGCCAGCTGATCGCTCTTAACAGGAAGCTGGACCCGAAGACCGGGCAGGTTAAGGAAGAAAACCCGACTTTCCTTAAGGCCGGAGACGCAGCAATCGTTACCATCAAACCGACAAAGCCGATGGTCATCGAGCCCGTAAAAGAAATTCCACAGCTCGGCAGATTTGCTATCCGTGACATGGGTATGACAATTGCCGCAGGCATGTGCATGAGTGTTAAGCAGAAATAA